One Helicoverpa zea isolate HzStark_Cry1AcR chromosome 20, ilHelZeax1.1, whole genome shotgun sequence genomic region harbors:
- the LOC124640192 gene encoding putative OPA3-like protein CG13603, whose translation MVVGAFPIAKLGALLIKQISKPIANACKERAKHNPFFRTYVCMPPAQFYNWCEVKAKMWILNLGRPVNIPVLSQEMAIELGANLLGETLIFTIGAGLLLLEYNRQSNKEAAKEAKKEEEMKHISDTITDLYFTVQRQQTQLREMERIIYSISGEKPKIPPPVLKEPPVLTPSASPPAPAAPAPQTPTPQNVSHYEHHEHAVMTATPYPNKGLILQSLNYIQMDAFSSLFPNNNNVVLEENNKTVEEKAFIAKREPAILSSALYNIENDFRSLF comes from the exons ATGGTTGTAGGAGCATTCCCAATTGCAAAATTAGGCGCTTTGTTGATAAAACAGATAAGTAAACCCATCGCAAATGCTTGTAAGGAACGAGCCAAACATAATCCTTTTTTCAGGACTTATGTTTGTATGCCACCTGCTCAGT TTTATAATTGGTGTGAGGTAAAAGCAAAAATGTGGATCTTAAACTTGGGTAGACCAGTCAATATACCAGTTCTCAGTCAAGAAATGGCCATAGAACTAGGAGCCAATCTTCTTGGTGAAACCTTAATCTTTACTATAGGAGCTGGCTTATTATTGTTGGAGTACAATAG GCAAAGTAACAAGGAAGCTGCAAAAGAAGCTAAGAAAGAAGAGGAAATGAAACATATTTCTGATACAATTACTGATCTCTACTTTACTGTACAGAGACAACAAACACAGCTTAGAGAAATGGAGAGAATTATTTACTCTATAA GTGGAGAGAAACCAAAAATTCCTCCTCCAGTTTTGAAGGAGCCCCCAGTGTTAACACCTTCAGCAAGCCCACCAGCTCCCGCAGCACCAGCACCACAAACACCAACACCTCAAAATGTCAGTCATTATGAACACCATGAACATGCTGTCATGACTGCTACCCCATATCCTAATAAAGGATTGATTCTACAGTCTCTCAACTATATCCAGATGGATGCGTTCAGTTCCCTGTTTCCCAATAACAATAATGTTGTCCTTGaggaaaacaataaaactgttGAAGAAAAAGCATTTATTGCTAAAAGAGAGCCTGCAATACTCTCATCTGCTTTGTATAATATAGAAAACGAttttagaagtttgttttga
- the LOC124640191 gene encoding probable DNA-directed RNA polymerase III subunit RPC6 has translation MSAKSDEQLKEKILNVAKKNPKGISNKDLTAALPEVSSSELVPAINELLQQECFDLFNQNGVLIYRLKAQTSKQAVKGADNEEKVVFNLIEEAGNKGIWIRDIRVRSNLANTQLTKVLKNLESKKLIKAVKCVNASKKKVYMLYNLEPDRSISGGAWYQDQDFESEFVDILNVQCHRFLSQRSDKIKNNPRGPIVGRTQSYATAAEVQKYITDLGISKVELDVEDVITILNTLVYDGKAESSVYPDGSKVYRAIDPLIPAPGLVQVPCGVCPLIHRCASTGLITPQDCTYLKEWLE, from the exons ATGAGTGCTAAATCAGATGAACaattaaaggaaaaaatattaaatgttgcaAAAAAGAATCCAAAGGGCATATCAAATAAAGACCTAACAGCTGCTTTACCTGAAGTATCCTCTTCTGAACTCGTACCAGCAATAAATGAACTCTTACAGCAAGAATGTTTCGACTTATTCAATCAAAACGGTGTCTTAATCTATAG GTTAAAAGCTCAAACAAGTAAGCAAGCAGTAAAAGGAGCTGACAATGAAGAAAAAGTTGTATTTAACCTAATAGAGGAGGCAGGCAACAAGGGTATATGGATAAGAGATATCAGAGTGCGATCTAACCTGGCTAACACACAGTTGACTAAAGTATTAAAGAATCTTGAAAGCAAGAAACTTATTAAAGCTGTCAAATGTGTTAAT GCTTCTAAGAAAAAGGTGTACATGCTCTACAATTTAGAACCAGATAGATCTATATCAGGAGGAGCATGGTATCAAGATCAAGACTTTGAGTCAGAATTTGTGGACATTCTGAATGTTCAGTGTCACAGGTTTTTAAGCCAGAggtcagacaaaataaaaaacaatcctCGTGGGCCAATCGTGGGCAGGACTCAGTCATATGCCACAGCTGCAGAAGTACAAAAGTATATTACAGACCTAGGAATAAGTAAG GTTGAACTAGATGTAGAAGATGTAATCACTATTCTGAATACCTTGGTCTATGATGGTAAGGCAGAGAGCAGTGTATACCCTGATGGGAGCAAGGTGTATCGTGCTATAGACCCTCTCATACCTGCACCAGGGCTTGTACAGGTCCCTTGTGGTGTCTGTCCACTCATCCACAGATGTGCTTCCACAGGACTAATAACACCACAAGATTGTACTTACTTAAAAGAATGgctagaataa
- the LOC124640039 gene encoding glucoside xylosyltransferase 1, whose amino-acid sequence MSSLDVFINILIKTNISKNMKKLSLKVMIMLVLSSCTVLFLYSRVSNHKKYYPAMKRPPSSKITSYNKSHGIEKVVLSFVVCDSRFNESINVVKSVLLFTKVRVHFVIFTDDTLRPKFNETLTMWKKLTKDQLEFELHKVSFPQEHEQDWMNLFSKCAAQRLFIPKLIPHIDAMIYVDTDTLFLGPVEELWHFFTQFNTTQISAMSLEDENPNVSWYPRFAKHPFYGKYGLNSGVMLMNLTRMREFGWVDYVTPIMLKWKLYIPWGDQDIINIIFHYHERAVHVLSCRYNYRSDQCMYGDACADATAQGIFLLHGSRKAFHNNKQPAFQAIYRAIDEYVVGTDPSKYVLANMDLYFSQAPTSNCGNLKDAFLKVPTRTFTDLYPAPNR is encoded by the exons ATGTCATCACTggatgtttttataaatattttgataaaaactaatatttcaaaaaacatGAAGAAGTTATCACTTAAAGTTATGATAATGTTAGTCTTGAGTTCTTGTACAGTTCTTTTCTTGTATTCTAGAGTAAgtaatcacaaaaaatattatcctgCTATGAAGAGACCACCATCCTCCAA AATAACGAGCTACAACAAGAGTCATGGTATAGAAAAGGTAGTGTTATCGTTTGTAGTGTGCGATTCGAGATTCAATGAATCCATTAACGTTGTAAAGTCTGTGTTGTTGTTTACAAAAGTTCGTGTACACTTCGTAATATTTACTGACGATACATTACGCCCAAAATTTAATGAAACTCTGACAATGTGGAAGAAATTAACAAAGGACCAGCTGGAATTTGAGCTTCACAAAGTTAGCTTTCCTCAAGAACATGAGCAGGATTGGATGAACTTATTTAGCAAATGTGCGGCCCAGCGGTTGTTTATTCCg aAACTGATACCCCACATAGATGCCATGATATATGTGGATACGGATACTTTGTTTTTAGGTCCAGTAGAAGAGCTCTGGCATTTCTTTACACAGTTCAATACAACACAAATATCTGCAATGTCCCTTGAAGATGAGAACCCCAATGTGTCCTGGTACCCAAGATTTGCAAAACATCCTTTCTATGGGAAATATG GCCTGAATTCTGGAGTAATGCTCATGAACTTGACAAGAATGAGGGAATTTGGCTGGGTGGACTATGTCACACCAATCATGTTGAAGTGGAAACTTTACATACCATGGGGCGATCAG gacataataaacataatattccaCTACCACGAGCGCGCGGTGCACGTGCTGTCGTGCCGCTACAACTACCGCTCCGACCAGTGCATGTACGGCGACGCCTGCGCAGACGCCACGGCGCAAGGCATCTTCCTACTCCACGGCAGCCGGAAAGCCTTCCATAATAATAAACAACCAGCCTTTCAG GCAATCTATCGTGCGATTGATGAGTATGTAGTGGGAACGGACCCCTCGAAGTATGTCCTTGCAAATATGGATCTGTACTTCTCCCAGGCGCCCACATCAAACTGCGGCAATTTGAAGGATGCCTTCCTAAAAGTACCCACTCGAACGTTTACCGATTTATATCCAGCTCCTAACAGATAG
- the LOC124640040 gene encoding ecdysteroid-regulated 16 kDa protein-like gives MNFYHLLERFDIYIDTNLYSTYQNRGYKIFYVGIAIATIALTTVCSGKVTPAEQCPGESFEGLQDRIQVKPCGKTRCKLVKNTNITVIFKFSAEEEVKTLTNEVSALVAGLPIPFFRVDGSDACGDVQRAVTGEKASCPLPAGHDYVYTNVFPVLPIYPTLSTRVHWSLRDGNKRLICFEVPAVITEGKH, from the exons ATGAACTTTTATCATTTACTGGAAAGGTTTGACATTTATATAGATACAAACTTATACAGTACCTACCAAAACCGTGGTTATAAAATCttctatgtaggtatag CGATAGCAACAATCGCGTTGACTACTGTCTGTAGTGGTAAAGTGACACCAGCGGAGCAATGTCCAG GGGAGTCGTTTGAAGGCTTGCAGGACAGGATCCAAGTGAAACCGTGCGGCAAAACACGTTGCAAGCTGGTGAAGAACACGAATATAACCGTCATATTTAAATTCTCTGCAG AGGAAGAAGTCAAAACTCTGACGAACGAAGTGTCGGCGTTAGTCGCAGGTTTGCCGATTCCGTTCTTCAGAGTGGACGGTAGTGACGCGTGTGGTGACGTGCAGCGTGCCGTCACGGGCGAGAAGGCGAGCTGCCCGCTGCCCGCCGGCCACGACTATGTGTACACCAACGTGTTCCCCGTGCTTCCTATCTACCCCACGCTCAGCACCAGGGTGCACTGGAGCCTGAGAGACGGTAACAAAAGACTGATATGCTTCGAGGTACCGGCGGTCATTACGGAGGGCAAACATTAA
- the LOC124640042 gene encoding NPC intracellular cholesterol transporter 2-like has protein sequence MVALRVVVCFAVLAASAVATNVRQCPGKSIENLSDNVQLSPCQKPPCKLKKGTDQSITINFTPETDIKDVVNKVSADVAGINLPFVGVDGNSICDKIFTESGEKASCPVKAGTKYTYKDSFPVYAFYPSLKVKVHWALSNADTKSDFMCFEVPAQIA, from the exons ATGGTCGCTCTCCGAGTAGTCGTGTGCTTCGCTGTGCTCGCGGCCTCAGCTGTCGCCACCAACGTGCGCCAGTGTCCAG GTAAATCCATCGAAAACCTGAGCGACAACGTACAGCTGTCACCATGCCAGAAGCCTCCCTGCAAGCTCAAGAAAGGCACTGATCAATCCATCACCATCAACTTCACACCAG AAACGGACATAAAGGATGTCGTGAACAAAGTCAGTGCAGATGTCGCTGGGATCAACCTACCGTTCGTGGGAGTGGACGGAAATTCTATCTGTGACAAGATTTTCACAGAGAGTGGCGAAAAAGCCTCATGTCCAGTCAAAGCGGGTACTAAATACACCTATAAAGATTCCTTCCCCGTGTACGCTTTCTACCCGTCGTTGAAGGTGAAGGTACATTGGGCGCTAAGCAACGCAGACACCAAATCAGACTTCATGTGCTTTGAAGTGCCTGCACAAATTGCGTAA
- the LOC124640461 gene encoding mite group 2 allergen-like Ixo r 2: MFLVYVILLLQLYIGDLRASVIFQDCGSQYELKAVNIDGCDSRIPCHVTVGEDVPVSLDFYADSVSRNLDQNVVIHINHLNLRTRVSPERCEIYDCAVTTGMVTSFTSLMSVPTTIALNQRGYLFWRIENEEGKQVLCYSVMVQTQSPLQKLMRKFLHTVPATLEKQS; the protein is encoded by the exons atgtttttagtgTACGTAATATTATTGCTGCAGTTGTATATCGGAGACTTGCGAGCAAGCGTCATCTTTCAGGATTGTG GGTCGCAGTATGAGTTGAAGGCTGTGAATATTGACGGGTGTGACTCGCGGATACCATGCCACGTGACGGTAGGGGAAGATGTTCCAGTCAGCTTGGACTTCTATGCCG attCTGTATCTCGGAACCTGGATCAAAATGTCGTGATACATATTAATCACCTTAATCTGAGAACGCGAGTAAGTCCAG AGCGCTGTGAGATCTACGACTGCGCAGTGACAACGGGAATGGTGACGTCCTTTACCAGCCTGATGTCGGTGCCAACCACTATAGCTTTG AACCAGCGAGGTTACCTGTTTTGGAGGATAGAAAATGAAGAGGGAAAGCAAGTATTGTGTTACTCAGTGATGGTGCAAACACAAAGTCCACTACAGAAGCTTATGCGAAAATTCTTGCACACAGTTCCTGCGACACTGGAAAAACAATCATGA
- the LOC124640268 gene encoding dimethyladenosine transferase 2, mitochondrial isoform X2 has translation MIKSSVCFVGLLTKKNNLKYYLRLCHKTNRQQKEKPLPKLATDVVNYINSTPDYKDIKDKVPNALLKKYKSPESMYIINKKTANEIVNTIKNRINNDSPLIEVNPGFGFLSEELLQCQNNPIYMYEMSSQFSTHINKLQEKYPGRIKFKVADFFGMWKLAFKDKMDQGNRIEELLGDLCTDDKDRVVKIIGSMPGLSFVKHLINNIIFHNSTNQLGKPDLFITMPGHHYKFLTDNEVQLRKHRSIPALFQMLFDHKVLTSVPKVHFLPWTHKTDSKKNSLIEEHTLLLVNITQKDKLPCPSEYLPLLWYFFRPHMFSKSTRVIPMQWIPGCGVWLITGQDPPDTNKELAPNKDDAQLPHMTIFTEFGDLNLQQKITVFKKFISWPEFDQCQFRVTMENNLPKFITHLDDDDKEGIGTHIEDIEHSDVESDA, from the exons ATGATTAAAAGCTCTGTATGTTTTGTTGGCCTTCTAACCAAGAAGAATaaccttaaatattatttaaggtTATGTCATAAAACTAACAGGCAACAGAAGGAAAAACCTCTTCCAAAATTGGCCactgatgttgtaaattacatAAATTCCACACCTGACTATAAAGACATAAAGGACAAAGTACCTAATGCACTTCTTAAGAAGTACAAATCGCCAGAGAGTATGTATATCATTAATAAGAAAACCGCAAATGAAATAgtaaacacaattaaaaatcGTATAAATAACGATTCCCCATTAATTGAAGTTAATCCAGGATTTGGATTTCTGAGTGAAGAGTTACTGCAATGTCAAAATAATCCTATTTACATGTATGAAATGTCTAGCCAATTCTCAACTCATATAAAT AAATTACAAGAAAAGTATCCTGGaagaataaaatttaaagtaGCAGACTTCTTTGGTATGTGGAAATTGGCATTTAAAGATAAAATGGACCAGGGAAACAGAATTGAAGAGTTACTTGGTGATCTTTGCACAGATGACAAAG atagaGTAGTTAAAATAATTGGATCAATGCCAGGATTAtcttttgttaaacatttaatcaataatataatatttcacaatTCTACAAATCAACTTGGGAAACCTGATCTTTTCATCACTATGCCAGGACACCATTACAAA tttcttACAGATAATGAAGTGCAGTTGAGAAAGCACAGATCAATACCAGCATTATTTCAAATGCTTTTTGATCATAAAGTGTTAACAAGTGTCCCAAAAGTTCACTTTTTGCCATGGACACACAAGACTGACAGCAAAAAAAATTCATTA ATTGAAGAACACACACTTCTGCTAGTAAATATCACACAAAAGGACAAATTACCATGTCCATCAGAATATTTACCGCTGCTTTGGTATTTTTTCAGGCCACACATGTTTTCCAAATCAACCAGAGTTATACCAAT gcaatGGATACCTGGCTGTGGTGTATGGCTTATAACTGGTCAAGATCCTCCCGACACAAACAAAGAATTAGCACCTAATAAAGATGACGCCCAATTACCCCACATGACAATATTTACTGAATTTGGAGATTTAAATCTGCAGCAAAAAATTACTGTTTTTAAAAA GTTTATTTCTTGGCCCGAGTTTGATCAATGTCAGTTTAGAGTTACAATGGAAAATAATTTACCGAAGTTTATCACTCATCTGGATGATGACGACAAGGAAGGGATAGGTACTCATATTGAAGACATAGAACATTCAGATGTAGAATCTGATGCATaa
- the LOC124640268 gene encoding dimethyladenosine transferase 2, mitochondrial isoform X1 encodes MIKSSVCFVGLLTKKNNLKYYLRLCHKTNRQQKEKPLPKLATDVVNYINSTPDYKDIKDKVPNALLKKYKSPESMYIINKKTANEIVNTIKNRINNDSPLIEVNPGFGFLSEELLQCQNNPIYMYEMSSQFSTHINKLQEKYPGRIKFKVADFFGMWKLAFKDKMDQGNRIEELLGDLCTDDKDRVVKIIGSMPGLSFVKHLINNIIFHNSTNQLGKPDLFITMPGHHYKFLTDNEVQLRKHRSIPALFQMLFDHKVLTSVPKVHFLPWTHKTDSKKNSLIEEHTLLLVNITQKDKLPCPSEYLPLLWYFFRPHMFSKSTRVIPMLEQWIPGCGVWLITGQDPPDTNKELAPNKDDAQLPHMTIFTEFGDLNLQQKITVFKKFISWPEFDQCQFRVTMENNLPKFITHLDDDDKEGIGTHIEDIEHSDVESDA; translated from the exons ATGATTAAAAGCTCTGTATGTTTTGTTGGCCTTCTAACCAAGAAGAATaaccttaaatattatttaaggtTATGTCATAAAACTAACAGGCAACAGAAGGAAAAACCTCTTCCAAAATTGGCCactgatgttgtaaattacatAAATTCCACACCTGACTATAAAGACATAAAGGACAAAGTACCTAATGCACTTCTTAAGAAGTACAAATCGCCAGAGAGTATGTATATCATTAATAAGAAAACCGCAAATGAAATAgtaaacacaattaaaaatcGTATAAATAACGATTCCCCATTAATTGAAGTTAATCCAGGATTTGGATTTCTGAGTGAAGAGTTACTGCAATGTCAAAATAATCCTATTTACATGTATGAAATGTCTAGCCAATTCTCAACTCATATAAAT AAATTACAAGAAAAGTATCCTGGaagaataaaatttaaagtaGCAGACTTCTTTGGTATGTGGAAATTGGCATTTAAAGATAAAATGGACCAGGGAAACAGAATTGAAGAGTTACTTGGTGATCTTTGCACAGATGACAAAG atagaGTAGTTAAAATAATTGGATCAATGCCAGGATTAtcttttgttaaacatttaatcaataatataatatttcacaatTCTACAAATCAACTTGGGAAACCTGATCTTTTCATCACTATGCCAGGACACCATTACAAA tttcttACAGATAATGAAGTGCAGTTGAGAAAGCACAGATCAATACCAGCATTATTTCAAATGCTTTTTGATCATAAAGTGTTAACAAGTGTCCCAAAAGTTCACTTTTTGCCATGGACACACAAGACTGACAGCAAAAAAAATTCATTA ATTGAAGAACACACACTTCTGCTAGTAAATATCACACAAAAGGACAAATTACCATGTCCATCAGAATATTTACCGCTGCTTTGGTATTTTTTCAGGCCACACATGTTTTCCAAATCAACCAGAGTTATACCAATGTTAga gcaatGGATACCTGGCTGTGGTGTATGGCTTATAACTGGTCAAGATCCTCCCGACACAAACAAAGAATTAGCACCTAATAAAGATGACGCCCAATTACCCCACATGACAATATTTACTGAATTTGGAGATTTAAATCTGCAGCAAAAAATTACTGTTTTTAAAAA GTTTATTTCTTGGCCCGAGTTTGATCAATGTCAGTTTAGAGTTACAATGGAAAATAATTTACCGAAGTTTATCACTCATCTGGATGATGACGACAAGGAAGGGATAGGTACTCATATTGAAGACATAGAACATTCAGATGTAGAATCTGATGCATaa